GGTGGACTTGGCACCGTATTCGGCTTCGTTATAGGGAGTTCCCTGACGGATGGCAGCGAACAGGTCATCGTGTTCAACCTGGTAGGGATTGGTTTTCTTACCACGGTAGCGCCACTTGTAGCCGCCTGTGGTTTCGTATTTTGCACCACTGATATCGCAGAAACCTTTGGTTCCCTGAGCATGCTCAGTCACGCTGTTCCAGCAGTTACGGATATGACGGCACTGGCTGTACATCCGGGTTCCGTCTTCGTAAACAAACTCAACAGCGAAGTGGTCATAGATTTCACCGTACTTCTTGTCGGTACGAACCTGACGACCGCCCATCCCGTAAGCCTGAACGGGGAAAGCATCTTTGACCCAGTTACAGACATCGATGTTGTGGATGTGCTGCTCGTTGATGTGGTCACCACAGAGCCAGTTATAGTAGTACCAGTTACGCATCTGGTAGTCCATCTCGCTCTTGGCTTCCTCACGGGCCAGACGAGGTTCCCAGACTCCACCACTGTTCCAGTAGCAACGCAGGGAAGTAATGTCGCCAATTGCGCCATCTTTCAGACGTTTGATGGTTTCAATGTAATTAGCCTGGTGGTGACGCTGTAGACCAACGCCGACGGCCAGTTTCTTTTCCTTGGCTTTCTCGGCCGCTTCGAGTACTTTGCGAACGCCGGGAACATCCGTGGCAACCGGTTTTTCCATGAAAACGTGCTTGCCTTTTTCGACAGCTGCTTCGAAGTGAATCGGGCGGAATCCCGGAGGAGTTGCCAGAATCACGACATCAATGCCACTGTCGAGCAGTTTCTGATAGGCGTCAAAACCGACAAACTTTTTCTCTTCGGCCACATCGACCTTTTCAGGTTCACCCGAGAACTGCTTCTGCAGGTTGCTGAGGCTTTTGTCCATCCGATCACGGTAGGCATCAGCCATGGCTTCGAGTTTAATATTGCCTTTGGTCGACAAAGCCTGAGATGCAGCCCCTGTTCCACGACCACCACAACCGACCAGACCAACTTTGATTTTATCATCGCCATTAGCGTAAACATGAGCCGACGATCCCAGTGTAGAGAGGATGCTGGTGCCCACAGCGGTGGCTGTGGTTACCTTCAGGAAGTCACGTCGGGAAGAAGATTGATTGTTAGATTGAGTCATCAGAGGCCTTTCCTAATCTGCAGGACGATTTGGTCAGTGGTACGTTTCTAAGATACATATGCCCTTCGCCGGACTTTATGTTTGCAGGAATCCGACGAAGGCATCTGTTTTCAATAAACTATCAGCAGCTGGCGGGATTTAGCGCCCTTCATCGGCCGGAATGACCGGATCCAGGTTGTATTTCTTGCGTTCTTCAGCCGTAGGCACTTTCAGAGGCCGTACGACGCGGAAGCCCACAAAGATGGCATCGGTGTGGTACCAGATACTCTGTGGAATCTGGGGATCCTGAATTTTCCAGTCGGAGCTGGAAGCAATCCGGTTCGCACTTCGCAGCGCTTCGGGATCATCGTCCCAGGAACCGCCACGCACAACACGCGGATAAAGTTTTTCGGGAGTCGTAGGACTGACGGGGAACTCAACGGTTCCTTTGCCACTCCATTTCTTGTAGGCATCAGGAATGTACTGATCGAGGACCCACTCCGAAACGTTACCGTGCATATCGTACAGACCGAAGGGGTTCGGTTTTTTCTGTCCGACCTTCTGGTAGGTATCGTTGCAGTTTGCGTAGTGCCAGGCGTAATCATCCATTTTAGCAGGGTTGTCACCAAATGAGTAAGCCGTCGTGGTACCGGCACGGCACGCGTATTCCCACTCCGCTTCGGTAGGCAGACGATAGTAGTGACCAGTTTTCTCGGTCAGCCATTTGCAGTAGGTTTTTGCTGCCAGCTGGGTCATGCAGATCGCCGGGTACCCATCGTGCCCCATGTCGAAGGTCATGTCGGTATAAGGCTTGGTCGGACGGGTTACAGCATCTGCTGCTTTTTCTTTGTCATCCGATTTGAGACGCATCAGCTTACGGCGCTGAATATCCAGATTGAAGCTCCAGATATCATATTCGTTCCAGGTCACTTCATGCTTGCCCATCCAGAAAGGCTCGATTTTGACTTTGACCTGAGGACCTTCATCTTCTTCCCGGTTCTTTTCATCGGCAGGGCTGCCCATGACGTATTCACCACCGGGAATCGGCACCATATCAAAACTGACATCGGTGTTGGTAATTTTCTGCGTGTAGGGTTTCATCTCTTTTTCTGTTTTTGCTTCCGAGGGATCGGCAGCGAACGCCACTGAAGACGAACAACACAGAATGGCGAGTAATGCAGTTTTGGCTTGCATTATGAGACTGGAACGACATACGCTAAGCATATTAGTTTACTCCGTAACTTTAAGCGGAAATCAGACTTTAGATCTGGATGTGAAGATGTCTTACCTATATCACACATGCCTGTTGCTCTCCACATTGTCAGGCAATCAACAGTGCACGGAAAGCGAAATTCTGCATCGGTATGAATTTCAGGAAGTACATATGGGAGTGCAGTGGAGAATCACATTATATGCAACGGACAAACCAATCGCAAACAATGCCTCTCAA
The nucleotide sequence above comes from Gimesia sp.. Encoded proteins:
- a CDS encoding formylglycine-generating enzyme family protein, coding for MQAKTALLAILCCSSSVAFAADPSEAKTEKEMKPYTQKITNTDVSFDMVPIPGGEYVMGSPADEKNREEDEGPQVKVKIEPFWMGKHEVTWNEYDIWSFNLDIQRRKLMRLKSDDKEKAADAVTRPTKPYTDMTFDMGHDGYPAICMTQLAAKTYCKWLTEKTGHYYRLPTEAEWEYACRAGTTTAYSFGDNPAKMDDYAWHYANCNDTYQKVGQKKPNPFGLYDMHGNVSEWVLDQYIPDAYKKWSGKGTVEFPVSPTTPEKLYPRVVRGGSWDDDPEALRSANRIASSSDWKIQDPQIPQSIWYHTDAIFVGFRVVRPLKVPTAEERKKYNLDPVIPADEGR
- a CDS encoding Gfo/Idh/MocA family oxidoreductase; translated protein: MTQSNNQSSSRRDFLKVTTATAVGTSILSTLGSSAHVYANGDDKIKVGLVGCGGRGTGAASQALSTKGNIKLEAMADAYRDRMDKSLSNLQKQFSGEPEKVDVAEEKKFVGFDAYQKLLDSGIDVVILATPPGFRPIHFEAAVEKGKHVFMEKPVATDVPGVRKVLEAAEKAKEKKLAVGVGLQRHHQANYIETIKRLKDGAIGDITSLRCYWNSGGVWEPRLAREEAKSEMDYQMRNWYYYNWLCGDHINEQHIHNIDVCNWVKDAFPVQAYGMGGRQVRTDKKYGEIYDHFAVEFVYEDGTRMYSQCRHIRNCWNSVTEHAQGTKGFCDISGAKYETTGGYKWRYRGKKTNPYQVEHDDLFAAIRQGTPYNEAEYGAKSTMTSILGRLATYSGKPVTWDEAMASNVSLMPKEFSWEGQPVTVPDENGYYPIPMPGITKVL